The genomic stretch GTTACACAACTGATGTGGGACACTGGACTCCATAATAGGGTCTCACTCAATCTAATTACCTTTTGATCTCCATAGGCGATCCAGAAACGAGCCATGGCTCGCTCATAAGGATCTTTAGGGAGTAAGGGTGTGCGGTCGGGCCATGTTTCCTCAATGTATTCGAGGATCACGGTTGACTCTGCAACAGGATTTTCGTTGTGGACGAgaaccgggaccttcttgtggACAGGATTGTAGCGGAGAAGGGCAGGGCTCTTGTTGGAAAGATCTTCTTCGACATAGTCGTAGTCGAGACCTTTGAGTTTGAGTGCCCATATCACTCTTCGAACAAATGGGCTTGCCTCGGTACCGTACAACCTCAGTTTGCTTGCTTCTTCCTCCATTGATGATATGATGTAAGAAACCAAAACTAGGAATGTATACAAGTGAAGATGTTTCTTTATTTCACTATCAAGTAGAGCATTAATCATGAATGTAGATGGTATTGATGATTGCAACTAACATCTGATCTAACACACATTTAGTCCAACTTGTTTGATTGAGCGACGCGGATTTCCTCTTCACCACACATTTCGACTGTTCATAGTCACACATTCGGAGAATTTTAATTTGACTTTGGTTGATTTTTGATACAGACCAGCCACTTAGCCAATTCTAAATGGCTTGACATGATTAGCCAATTCTAAGGATAATTAGGGTGCACACACGAGCCtaattaatgaaataaatatttgaataatttgaTTTTTCTAACATCATGTTTCATTACCCGACCAGGTGTGTCCTACCACATCATTCTCATTGAATATAATCACAGCTTCAATGAAATATGAATACCACAACCAAATTATTTGTTCATTGTATTTTAAAAGAGCAACTCATATAGTAGCGTCAGTTACAACGATGAAAACCTCATAAGTTGGCAGCACAATACTTGAGTAAATTCAATACAATACCAA from Salvia splendens isolate huo1 chromosome 15, SspV2, whole genome shotgun sequence encodes the following:
- the LOC121768083 gene encoding probable glutathione S-transferase; this translates as MINALLDSEIKKHLHLYTFLVLVSYIISSMEEEASKLRLYGTEASPFVRRVIWALKLKGLDYDYVEEDLSNKSPALLRYNPVHKKVPVLVHNENPVAESTVILEYIEETWPDRTPLLPKDPYERAMARFWIAYGDQKGYAFQSFLACSEEGKEKAAEDLLEIFKINQDKALGDKKFFGGSTLSLVDLCYGWITSFKQVERVVGVEVLGPTTLPRLHRWMQDFKEEPGIKENLPDTEAQFPELINLRKHLLSTKN